Proteins co-encoded in one Brassica rapa cultivar Chiifu-401-42 chromosome A02, CAAS_Brap_v3.01, whole genome shotgun sequence genomic window:
- the LOC103848818 gene encoding probable inorganic phosphate transporter 1-3, whose amino-acid sequence MAEQQLGVLKALDVAKTQLYHFTAIVIAGMGFFTDAYDLFCVSLVTKLLGRLYYFNPLSEKPGSLPPHVAAAVNGVALCGTLAGQLFFGWLGDKLGRKKVYGITLIMMIVCSVASGLSFGNKAKGVMTTLCFFRFWLGFGIGGDYPLSATIMSEYANKKTRGAFIAAVFAMQGVGILAGGFVALAVSSIFDKKFPAPTYAVNRALSTPPQADYIWRIIVMFGALPAALTYYWRMKMPETARYTALVAKNIKQATQDMSKVLQVELEMEERAEDIVQDPRLNYGLFSKEFAKRHGLPLLGCTSTWFLLDIAFYSQNLFQKDIFSAIGWIPKAATMNGIHEVFMIARAQTLIALCSTVPGYWFTVAFIDIMGRFAIQLMGFFMMTVFMFAIAFPYDHWIKPDNRIGFVVMYSLTFFFANFGPNATTFIVPAEIFPARLRSTCHGISAATGKAGAIVGAFGFLYAAQPQDKTKTDAGYPPGIGVKNSLIMLGVINFVGMLFTFLVPEPKGKSLEELSGETEVEK is encoded by the exons ATGGCTGAACAACAACTAGGAGTGCTGAAGGCACTTGATGTTGCGAAAACGCAACTTTACCATTTCACGGCGATTGTAATAGCCGGAATGGGTTTCTTCACAGATGCTTATGATCTGTTTTGCGTATCATTGGTGACCAAGCTTCTTGGCCGCCTCTATTACTTCAATCCACTGTCAGAGAAGCCTGGCTCACTTCCCCCTCATGTTGCGGCTGCGGTCAACGGTGTGGCTCTCTGTGGGACCCTTGCTGGTCAGCTATTCTTTGGATGGCTAGGTGACAAACTTGGTAGGAAAAAAGTGTATGGTATCACATTGATCATGATGATCGTGTGCTCCGTTGCTTCTGGTCTCTCTTTCGGTAACAAAGCCAAGGGTGTCATGACCACTCTTTGCTTCTTCAG GTTTTGGCTGGGATTTGGTATTGGAGGTGACTACCCTCTTTCTGCCACCATTATGTCTGAATACGCTAACAAGAAGACCCGTGGTGCTTTCATCGCTGCCGTGTTCGCCATGCAAGGTGTCGGGATCTTGGCCGGAGGTTTCGTGGCGCTTGCAGTATCTTCCATATTTGACAAGAAATTCCCAGCTCCAACATATGCAGTCAACAGGGCTCTCTCAACGCCTCCTCAAGCTGATTATATTTGGAGAATCATCGTCATGTTTGGTGCTCTACCCGCAGCCTTGACTTATTACTGGCGTATGAAAATGCCAGAAACTGCTCGTTACACTGCTTTGGTTGCCAAGAACATCAAACAGGCGACACAAGATATGTCCAAGGTTTTACAAGTGGAACTTGAGATGGAGGAAAGAGCTGAAGATATCGTTCAAGACCCTAGACTTAACTATGGCTTGTTCTCCAAGGAGTTCGCCAAACGACATGGCCTTCCCCTCCTCGGATGTACCTCGACTTGGTTCTTGCTTGACATTGCCTTCTATAGCCAAAACTTGTTCCAAAAGGATATTTTCTCCGCTATCGGATGGATTCCAAAGGCAGCAACCATGAACGGAATCCACGAGGTTTTCATGATCGCCAGGGCACAAACCCTCATTGCACTTTGCAGTACCGTCCCTGGTTACTGGTTCACGGTCGCGTTTATTGATATTATGGGAAGGTTTGCAATCCAGTTAATGGGATTCTTCATGATGACCGTTTTTATGTTTGCCATTGCCTTTCCCTACGACCACTGGATTAAACCGGACAACCGTATCGGTTTCGTGGTCATGTACTCCCTCACTTTCTTCTTTGCTAACTTTGGACCAAATGCAACCACTTTCATTGTCCCAGCCGAGATCTTCCCTGCCAGGCTAAGGTCCACATGCCATGGTATATCAGCCGCAACAGGTAAGGCTGGAGCCATTGTGGGAGCTTTTGGATTCTTATACGCAGCTCAGCCACAAGACAAGACCAAGACGGACGCAGGATACCCACCGGGTATTGGAGTCAAGAATTCGTTGATCATGCTTGGTGTCATTAACTTTGTTGGTATGCTCTTCACCTTCCTCGTCCCTGAGCCCAAGGGTAAGTCCCTTGAAGAGCTCTCCGGAGAGACTGAAGTTGAAAAATGA